One Candidatus Neomarinimicrobiota bacterium DNA segment encodes these proteins:
- a CDS encoding N-acetyltransferase yields the protein MTVTIRALANTSADRRKFIKFAWKIYQDDPNWVPPLMVDLHTLLDPEKHPYHEHATSQLFLAERDGEPVGRIAAHINHRYNEWWNDRTGFFGFFECINNQAIADALIDRAKTFLRHHRCSHIQGPFNWSTNEECGLLVDAFDMDPVILMNYNPPYYPRLLEKAGLTKAKDLYAYRIQEAAVIPERLERGVNVLKKRYPFSLRTLDMKNFWDEVELIKSVYNPAWSRNWGAVPMTDAEFEHLAKDLKMIVNPDLCYIAKMEDEVVGFSLTIPDANQAIKYANGRLFPFGLFKILWHMRQVNFVRVLALGVIDKYRNHGIDAALYYETFKRGIEMGFNSGEMSWILEDNYPMRNALEKMGAEIYKTYRIYEQSL from the coding sequence ATGACTGTTACGATACGAGCCTTGGCTAATACTTCGGCTGATCGGCGCAAATTCATTAAATTCGCCTGGAAAATTTACCAGGATGATCCCAACTGGGTCCCACCTTTGATGGTGGACCTGCACACTCTGCTGGATCCGGAAAAGCATCCATATCACGAACACGCTACATCTCAATTATTCCTGGCGGAGCGTGATGGCGAACCAGTCGGCAGAATTGCAGCCCATATCAACCACCGCTATAACGAATGGTGGAATGACCGCACCGGCTTTTTTGGGTTTTTCGAATGTATCAATAATCAGGCGATAGCCGATGCATTAATTGACCGGGCGAAAACATTTCTCCGTCATCACCGGTGCTCCCATATCCAGGGACCGTTTAACTGGTCCACCAACGAAGAGTGCGGCCTTTTGGTCGACGCATTTGATATGGACCCGGTCATTTTGATGAATTATAATCCGCCGTATTACCCAAGATTATTGGAAAAGGCCGGATTGACCAAAGCCAAAGATCTCTATGCCTATCGTATTCAGGAAGCGGCGGTTATTCCTGAGCGGCTGGAGAGGGGGGTGAACGTTCTTAAAAAACGCTATCCTTTCAGCCTGCGCACACTGGACATGAAGAACTTTTGGGATGAAGTGGAACTCATAAAGAGCGTCTATAATCCCGCCTGGAGCCGAAACTGGGGCGCCGTCCCCATGACCGACGCCGAATTTGAGCACCTGGCCAAAGACCTGAAAATGATCGTAAACCCGGATCTCTGCTATATCGCAAAGATGGAGGACGAGGTAGTCGGCTTTTCGCTGACCATCCCCGATGCAAATCAGGCGATAAAGTACGCCAACGGCCGCCTGTTTCCATTCGGACTGTTTAAGATCCTGTGGCATATGCGGCAGGTAAATTTCGTCCGGGTGTTAGCCCTGGGTGTAATCGACAAATATCGGAATCACGGCATCGATGCCGCCCTGTATTATGAAACGTTCAAACGTGGAATTGAAATGGGATTTAATTCCGGCGAAATGTCCTGGATTCTGGAAGACAACTATCCCATGCGGAACGCGCTGGAAAAGATGGGCGCAGAAATCTATAAGACATACCGGATTTACGAACAGTCCCTATGA
- a CDS encoding NAD(P)-dependent oxidoreductase translates to MKVLVTGGTGFIGYNLVSRLKRDGHEVTCLVRPTSNTRWLNSLGDISYVTGDLLAQESLEGVVDGFDWVFHLAGVVTAVNRDGYFRVNHGGTRNLVESIAKQNTRPDKFIFVSSLAAGGPSGVSQPRTEEMADNPINHYGESKRAAEIALKDYRDRFPIYVMRSPIVYGPLDTGVYSIFQAVQKGWQFKLTGEDLYLSLVYVEDLVDGLIRLAEHDIPTGEMFYISDHYQYTVDQIQTTLAHALDSDTRTIRVPRSLLYPVAGISELIIRARKKPSYLNFQKLKEIMQNAWTCSSEKLTRMTGFQAEYGLMDGAYRTADWYKSHGWL, encoded by the coding sequence ATGAAGGTCCTCGTCACCGGCGGCACCGGGTTTATCGGATATAACCTCGTTTCCCGACTGAAACGGGACGGGCACGAGGTCACCTGCCTTGTTCGACCGACCAGTAACACGCGGTGGTTGAATTCTCTGGGAGATATTAGCTATGTCACCGGTGATCTCCTGGCCCAGGAATCTCTGGAAGGAGTGGTTGACGGTTTTGACTGGGTATTTCACCTGGCCGGCGTGGTGACCGCGGTGAACCGGGACGGCTATTTCCGGGTCAATCACGGCGGTACCCGCAATCTGGTCGAATCTATCGCAAAACAAAACACCCGGCCGGATAAATTCATCTTTGTCAGCTCGCTAGCGGCCGGTGGCCCGTCGGGAGTCAGCCAACCCCGCACCGAAGAGATGGCGGACAATCCCATCAATCATTACGGCGAAAGCAAACGGGCCGCCGAAATTGCGCTCAAGGATTACCGGGATCGGTTTCCCATTTACGTCATGCGATCGCCAATTGTCTACGGCCCGCTCGATACCGGAGTGTACTCGATTTTTCAAGCTGTGCAAAAAGGGTGGCAGTTTAAATTAACCGGCGAAGATCTGTACCTGAGTTTGGTGTACGTGGAAGACCTCGTGGACGGCCTGATCCGCCTGGCTGAACATGATATTCCCACCGGGGAAATGTTCTATATCAGCGATCACTATCAATATACTGTGGATCAAATACAAACCACGCTGGCGCATGCTCTGGACAGCGACACCCGGACCATCCGGGTTCCCCGATCGCTCCTCTATCCCGTGGCAGGCATCTCCGAACTGATCATCAGAGCCAGGAAAAAGCCCTCATATCTGAACTTCCAGAAGCTGAAAGAGATTATGCAGAATGCCTGGACCTGTTCCTCGGAGAAGCTCACCCGGATGACGGGCTTTCAGGCAGAATACGGATTGATGGATGGCGCCTACCGAACCGCGGACTGGTACAAATCACATGGATGGCTCTGA
- a CDS encoding phosphatase PAP2 family protein gives MAPTEPRTGTNHMDGSDNTFRLTDWLFWIYNAIVVILLLLMGNHVEGRWVYLGANFGLIILSVLLIHLRHRFPGSPVFSILRNWYPLLYFFFLHWESGMIGDILFQGSFDSLVAAWDYALFGDYLHNILYRYQPIWFSEFIHFTYFFYYLLLIAPALLLYRDDREKFASYVFDVSLFYLIQYTIFYMFPVIGPIEHHYAKFPDGVLFIPLMKILYVLGDSPGGAVPSSHVSVALLSWYWLYKIKPRLALPSLFLVACLVFSTVYLSFHYAIDAVAGLIFGVLLIRFLDYLRSRYGEYALR, from the coding sequence ATGGCGCCTACCGAACCGCGGACTGGTACAAATCACATGGATGGCTCTGACAATACATTCCGGCTGACAGACTGGCTCTTCTGGATCTACAACGCCATTGTGGTGATCCTCCTGCTGCTGATGGGGAATCACGTGGAAGGCCGATGGGTCTATCTGGGGGCCAATTTCGGCCTGATTATCTTGAGCGTTCTCCTGATTCATCTCCGCCACCGATTTCCAGGGTCACCGGTCTTTTCCATCCTCCGGAACTGGTACCCACTCCTCTATTTCTTTTTCCTTCACTGGGAATCCGGGATGATCGGTGACATCTTATTCCAGGGATCGTTCGACAGTCTGGTGGCCGCATGGGATTATGCCCTGTTCGGCGATTATTTGCACAATATCCTCTATCGCTACCAGCCGATCTGGTTTTCCGAATTTATCCACTTCACCTACTTCTTTTATTATCTGCTCCTGATTGCTCCGGCATTATTGCTCTACCGGGACGACCGGGAAAAATTTGCCTCTTACGTTTTTGACGTCAGCTTGTTTTACCTGATTCAATACACCATTTTCTACATGTTTCCGGTTATCGGACCTATCGAACATCACTACGCCAAATTCCCGGACGGGGTCCTGTTTATCCCGTTGATGAAAATCCTGTACGTTCTGGGGGACAGCCCCGGCGGCGCGGTGCCCAGTTCGCACGTCTCTGTGGCGCTTCTATCCTGGTACTGGCTCTACAAAATTAAGCCTCGCCTGGCCCTGCCATCACTGTTTTTGGTGGCCTGTCTGGTTTTTTCCACGGTCTATCTCTCGTTCCATTATGCCATAGATGCCGTGGCCGGTCTGATCTTCGGCGTACTGCTTATTCGGTTCCTGGACTATTTACGCTCCCGGTACGGCGAGTATGCGCTTCGATAG
- a CDS encoding thioredoxin family protein gives MIDQITTREQFEAIKQETDDLLLVVFYTDKSRKSLEAVRALSKLQEHNGDANIYRVNAVEVSDIHPEYDITTVPTLLVFRHGKPAEYIYGVQTEGFYSKILDKFHAAANGDIEEGSAHQVTVYTTPTCPYCTQVKRYLDEHNVRYSEVDVASNPAAAQELVQRTGQQGVPQTEIDGQFVIGYNTAEIDRLLNL, from the coding sequence ATGATTGACCAAATTACCACACGCGAACAGTTTGAAGCCATAAAACAAGAGACCGATGACCTGCTTCTGGTCGTGTTTTATACGGACAAATCCCGGAAAAGCCTGGAGGCGGTGCGAGCGTTATCCAAACTGCAGGAGCACAACGGTGATGCCAATATCTACCGCGTAAACGCCGTGGAAGTCTCGGATATTCACCCGGAATACGATATTACCACCGTCCCGACGTTACTGGTCTTCCGCCACGGGAAACCGGCGGAGTATATTTACGGCGTCCAGACCGAAGGCTTCTACAGCAAGATCCTGGATAAATTTCACGCAGCCGCAAACGGTGACATCGAGGAAGGCTCCGCCCACCAGGTGACGGTCTACACCACGCCGACCTGTCCGTACTGCACACAGGTCAAGCGGTATTTGGACGAACACAACGTCCGATATTCGGAAGTCGATGTTGCTTCGAATCCGGCCGCCGCGCAGGAACTGGTGCAGCGCACTGGACAACAAGGCGTACCGCAGACCGAAATCGACGGCCAGTTCGTCATCGGTTACAACACCGCAGAAATTGACAGATTGTTGAACCTGTAA
- a CDS encoding co-chaperone GroES: protein MNFQPLNDNVLVKLEGTEEEQTAAGIIIPDSAKENKDEGEVVAVPPGAGEEVAVGDKVMFRRNGATEINDGDDEFLVLPFKDLIGKYVEVDSI, encoded by the coding sequence ATCAATTTTCAGCCACTGAACGACAACGTGCTCGTCAAACTGGAGGGCACGGAAGAAGAGCAAACCGCCGCCGGCATCATTATCCCGGACTCGGCCAAAGAGAACAAGGACGAGGGCGAAGTCGTTGCCGTCCCGCCAGGCGCCGGTGAAGAGGTCGCCGTTGGGGACAAGGTCATGTTCCGCCGTAACGGTGCCACCGAGATTAACGACGGTGACGATGAGTTTCTGGTACTCCCGTTTAAAGATCTCATTGGAAAATACGTAGAGGTCGATAGTATTTAA
- a CDS encoding biotin transporter BioY: MTYSDILRPAVKRQALVYDFSLVIGGSLLLALLAQVQVVLPFSPVPITGQTLGVLLVGALLGRWRGTMAVFAYILEGVGGLPVFAGAAAGPAVLVGPTGGYIMGFLAAAYVTGYLAERGWDRKTWSAFSMMTIGTSIIFISGVAWLVHLVPEGQLLNMGVIPFLPGALIKISLATLLLPAGWKFLGKDSGKE; encoded by the coding sequence ATGACATATTCAGATATTTTGCGACCTGCGGTGAAGCGGCAGGCACTGGTGTACGATTTTTCACTGGTTATTGGAGGCAGTCTGTTGCTGGCGCTGCTGGCGCAGGTGCAGGTGGTGCTGCCGTTCAGTCCTGTGCCGATTACCGGACAGACATTAGGCGTGCTGTTAGTTGGTGCGCTCTTGGGACGCTGGCGCGGTACCATGGCGGTTTTCGCCTATATTCTTGAGGGCGTAGGCGGTCTGCCGGTATTTGCCGGTGCAGCGGCCGGTCCAGCGGTGCTCGTCGGTCCGACGGGTGGCTACATTATGGGCTTTCTTGCCGCGGCATATGTGACCGGTTACCTGGCCGAGCGCGGCTGGGATCGGAAAACTTGGTCGGCGTTTTCGATGATGACCATCGGAACATCGATTATCTTTATTTCCGGCGTCGCCTGGCTGGTGCATCTAGTGCCCGAAGGGCAGCTGCTGAATATGGGCGTGATTCCATTCCTGCCTGGCGCGCTGATCAAGATTTCGCTGGCGACGCTGTTGCTGCCGGCGGGATGGAAGTTCCTGGGGAAAGATTCCGGAAAGGAATAG
- a CDS encoding biotin--[acetyl-CoA-carboxylase] ligase — protein sequence MQIPLTSESIRSHLATDTFGWNIILKDSLPSTNDLAKQEDFAHGSAVLAEEQTAGKGRLGRNWMAPKGSSILMTIVLRPEREIQSMQIITLASGIAVVEAIRELYLLPARLKWPNDLTIYERKVCGILVESQLRGDGISKILVGLGCNVNQHPADFPDDLRMPATSLKIDANRELDRNELTGHILNHFEERYNQVLDGQSEKIVNDWKKNSNQLGRNVRWLENDNERTGVLRDISPDGAAVVEFEDGSTEEIISGDLL from the coding sequence ATGCAGATACCCCTGACGAGTGAGTCCATCCGGTCTCACCTGGCCACGGATACCTTTGGTTGGAATATTATCCTGAAGGATTCCCTGCCTTCCACCAACGATTTGGCAAAACAGGAAGATTTCGCCCACGGCTCCGCCGTGCTGGCCGAGGAGCAGACCGCCGGCAAGGGGCGACTCGGACGTAATTGGATGGCGCCAAAAGGTTCGAGTATCCTGATGACCATCGTGCTGCGACCGGAGCGGGAAATTCAATCCATGCAGATTATAACGCTGGCTTCTGGCATCGCGGTGGTGGAGGCCATCCGGGAATTGTATTTGCTTCCGGCACGACTCAAGTGGCCGAACGATCTGACCATCTATGAGCGCAAAGTCTGCGGCATCCTTGTGGAGAGCCAGCTCCGCGGCGATGGTATTTCCAAAATTCTGGTGGGGCTCGGTTGCAATGTGAACCAGCATCCCGCCGATTTCCCGGACGATTTGCGCATGCCGGCAACGTCTCTGAAGATCGACGCTAACCGGGAACTGGACAGGAATGAACTGACCGGTCATATCCTCAACCATTTTGAAGAACGATACAATCAGGTACTCGATGGACAGTCTGAAAAAATTGTGAATGACTGGAAGAAGAACAGCAATCAACTAGGCCGAAATGTGCGATGGCTCGAAAATGATAACGAGCGTACCGGCGTGCTCCGGGATATTTCTCCGGACGGTGCGGCGGTAGTCGAATTCGAGGACGGATCGACGGAAGAGATCATCTCCGGCGACCTGCTTTGA
- a CDS encoding methylmalonyl-CoA mutase family protein encodes MTSNSKSQWKRETLHPALERYPERKEKFTPSSNIEIKRLYTPDPEFDYHEQLGYPGEFPYTRGVQPTMYRGKLWTMRQYAGFASAEESNKRYKYLLKQGTKGLSVAFDLPTQIGYDSDHELAEGEVGRVGVPISSLRDMEVLFDGIPLDEVSTSMTINSTAPILLALYIAVAEQQGVPSEKLRGTVQNDILKEYIARGTYIYPPEHSMRLVTDIFEYCEDNLPKWNTISISGYHIREAGATAAQELAFTVANGLAYVDAAIDRGLDVNTFGAHLSFFFNAHNNFFEEIAKFRAARRLWARLMTERYDVTNPRAMQVRFHTQTGGSTLTAQQMENNVARTTIQALAAVLGGTQSLHTNGKDEAVGLPTEESARTAIRTQQILAHESGVADTVDPLAGSYFVESLTDDIEEQAREILGEVEELGGAVNAVESGYFQREIGKSAYRYQQEVEKGEQIVVGVNKYAEENDPEPDILQIDPEQTQRQIDRLQSVKWERDAERVQTSLEKIRRMADSDENLMPAILEGVKSYATLGEISNVLREVFGEYESANY; translated from the coding sequence ATGACCTCAAACTCAAAGAGTCAGTGGAAGCGGGAAACCCTGCATCCGGCGCTGGAGCGATATCCGGAGCGGAAGGAGAAGTTTACGCCGTCTTCGAATATCGAAATCAAGCGCCTGTATACGCCTGATCCGGAGTTCGATTATCACGAACAGCTGGGATATCCCGGCGAATTTCCGTACACGCGAGGCGTCCAGCCGACCATGTATCGGGGCAAGCTTTGGACCATGCGGCAGTATGCCGGATTCGCATCGGCCGAGGAGAGCAATAAGCGCTACAAATATCTGTTGAAGCAGGGAACGAAGGGGCTCTCCGTCGCATTCGATCTGCCGACGCAGATCGGCTACGACTCGGATCATGAACTGGCCGAGGGCGAGGTCGGCCGGGTCGGCGTGCCAATCAGCTCGCTTCGGGATATGGAGGTCCTGTTCGACGGCATTCCGCTGGACGAGGTAAGCACCTCCATGACTATCAATTCCACCGCGCCGATCCTGCTTGCGCTGTATATCGCGGTGGCGGAGCAGCAGGGAGTACCGTCGGAAAAGCTTCGCGGCACCGTACAAAACGACATCCTGAAGGAGTACATTGCCCGCGGGACGTATATCTATCCGCCGGAGCACTCCATGCGGCTGGTGACCGATATATTCGAGTACTGCGAGGATAATCTTCCCAAGTGGAATACCATCTCCATCTCCGGCTACCACATCCGGGAGGCCGGCGCTACCGCCGCGCAGGAGCTGGCGTTTACCGTAGCCAACGGTTTGGCGTACGTGGACGCGGCCATCGATAGGGGACTGGACGTGAATACCTTTGGCGCCCATCTCTCGTTCTTTTTCAACGCACACAACAACTTTTTCGAGGAGATTGCCAAGTTTCGGGCGGCGCGGCGGCTCTGGGCGAGGCTCATGACCGAGCGGTATGACGTGACCAATCCCAGGGCGATGCAAGTACGGTTCCACACCCAAACTGGTGGCTCCACGCTCACAGCCCAGCAGATGGAGAACAACGTTGCCCGCACCACGATCCAGGCGCTGGCGGCTGTCCTGGGCGGGACGCAGTCGCTTCATACCAATGGGAAAGACGAAGCCGTAGGCCTGCCTACCGAAGAGTCGGCGCGGACAGCCATTCGGACTCAACAGATCCTGGCGCACGAGAGCGGCGTGGCCGACACGGTGGATCCTCTGGCGGGATCCTATTTCGTGGAATCGCTTACCGATGATATCGAGGAACAGGCCAGGGAAATCCTTGGCGAAGTTGAGGAACTCGGCGGCGCGGTCAACGCTGTGGAATCCGGTTACTTCCAGCGGGAGATCGGGAAGAGCGCTTATCGCTATCAGCAGGAAGTGGAAAAGGGCGAGCAGATCGTGGTCGGCGTCAATAAATACGCAGAAGAGAACGATCCGGAACCAGATATCCTGCAGATCGATCCGGAACAGACCCAGCGTCAGATCGATCGACTGCAGAGTGTGAAATGGGAGCGGGATGCTGAACGCGTGCAGACATCTCTGGAAAAAATCCGGAGAATGGCGGATTCGGATGAGAATTTAATGCCCGCAATCCTGGAGGGCGTGAAATCCTATGCGACTCTGGGGGAAATTTCCAACGTGTTACGGGAAGTATTCGGAGAATATGAATCCGCAAACTACTAA
- a CDS encoding NAD(P)-dependent alcohol dehydrogenase, translated as MKAVTYSEYGSPDVLKLEEVEKPVPRDDEVLIKIHAATVTAGDCELRRFDIDPLFWIPARLFMGIRKPRKRILGQELAGEIEEAGKEVTKFRKGDRVFGPTEFTLGAHAEYIALPESSMMAQMHANMTYEEAATVPTGGLNALHFLRKANIQPGEKVLINGAGGSIGTYAIQLAKLDGAEVTAVDRQEKLDMLRSVGADHVIDYTKENSTKDGNTYDVIFDVVGTSPFSRSVRSLRPNGRYLLANLSLADMIRGFWISKTTSKNVISDLADYAMEELHHLRDLIEAGKIRAVIDRRYPLEQIPDAHRYVETGRKTGNVVITIK; from the coding sequence GTGAAAGCCGTGACATATTCCGAATACGGTTCACCCGATGTGCTCAAATTAGAAGAGGTTGAAAAACCTGTTCCCAGGGACGATGAAGTCCTGATTAAAATCCATGCGGCGACCGTCACCGCCGGGGACTGCGAACTCCGGCGGTTCGACATCGATCCCCTGTTCTGGATTCCTGCGCGATTGTTTATGGGCATCCGGAAACCACGAAAGAGAATCCTTGGACAGGAACTGGCCGGCGAGATTGAGGAGGCCGGCAAGGAGGTAACCAAATTTAGAAAAGGGGACCGGGTATTTGGTCCGACCGAGTTTACGCTGGGCGCTCATGCGGAATATATTGCTTTACCGGAAAGTTCTATGATGGCGCAAATGCACGCAAACATGACCTATGAGGAGGCGGCGACCGTCCCTACCGGCGGACTGAACGCCCTGCATTTTTTGAGAAAAGCAAATATCCAACCTGGAGAAAAAGTGCTCATCAACGGCGCTGGCGGAAGTATCGGAACCTATGCCATCCAGCTGGCGAAACTGGATGGAGCGGAGGTCACCGCCGTGGATCGTCAGGAAAAACTGGATATGCTACGTTCAGTTGGCGCCGATCATGTCATCGATTACACCAAAGAAAACTCTACCAAAGATGGAAACACGTATGATGTCATTTTTGATGTTGTGGGTACAAGCCCATTTTCCCGGAGCGTACGGTCACTCCGGCCGAACGGCCGCTATCTGCTGGCAAACCTAAGTCTGGCAGATATGATCCGGGGATTTTGGATTTCAAAAACAACCTCTAAAAACGTAATAAGCGATCTGGCGGATTATGCAATGGAAGAGTTGCATCATTTGCGGGATCTCATAGAAGCCGGAAAGATTCGGGCAGTCATCGACAGACGCTATCCACTGGAGCAGATCCCCGACGCGCACCGATATGTGGAGACCGGACGCAAAACCGGCAATGTGGTTATTACAATTAAGTAG
- a CDS encoding NAD(P)-dependent alcohol dehydrogenase, translating to MKAVTYTEYGTPDVLQFSEVDKPVPEDDEVLVRVHAVSVNDWDWGLLRGKPFVNRIMHGLRKPNLQILGSDIAGVVEVVGENVTRLQPGDAVFGDLCECGWGGFAEWVCAKEDALTLKPAGMSFEQAAAIPQAGLLALQGLGDENDIPPGTQVLINGAGGGAGTIAIQIAKTRGAEVTGVDRTNKLELMRSLGADHVIDFTRKDFTKTGEQYDLILDVTARRSVFTYQRVLRPGGRYAAVGGDTAVLFHIALLGRIFSLAKDKKMALVIYEPNQGLDRMIELFESGKAVPVIDRVYPLDETAEAFRYFGSGKHKGKIVISVAN from the coding sequence ATGAAAGCAGTAACATACACCGAATACGGTACGCCCGATGTTTTACAATTCAGTGAGGTGGACAAGCCCGTACCTGAAGATGATGAAGTATTGGTGCGGGTACACGCAGTATCGGTGAACGACTGGGACTGGGGTCTGCTCCGGGGGAAGCCGTTCGTGAACAGAATAATGCACGGTCTCCGCAAGCCGAACCTGCAAATCCTCGGATCGGACATTGCAGGAGTTGTGGAAGTAGTCGGGGAAAACGTCACACGGTTACAGCCGGGTGATGCGGTATTCGGCGATCTCTGTGAATGCGGTTGGGGCGGTTTCGCCGAATGGGTGTGTGCCAAAGAGGATGCTTTAACCCTGAAACCGGCCGGCATGTCGTTCGAGCAAGCCGCTGCTATTCCCCAGGCAGGACTTCTTGCTCTCCAGGGCCTCGGAGATGAAAATGATATCCCACCGGGAACACAGGTTCTAATTAATGGCGCCGGTGGAGGCGCCGGAACGATTGCAATCCAGATCGCCAAAACCCGCGGAGCCGAGGTGACGGGTGTCGACCGGACAAATAAACTGGAACTGATGCGATCCCTTGGCGCCGACCACGTAATAGATTTTACCCGGAAAGATTTCACCAAGACCGGGGAGCAGTACGACCTGATTCTCGATGTGACCGCGCGCCGTTCGGTTTTCACATATCAACGGGTATTACGCCCCGGAGGCAGATATGCAGCAGTTGGGGGTGATACGGCAGTGCTTTTCCATATAGCCCTGTTGGGCAGAATATTTTCGCTGGCGAAGGACAAAAAAATGGCACTTGTAATATACGAGCCCAATCAAGGTTTGGACCGAATGATAGAGTTGTTTGAATCCGGGAAAGCTGTGCCGGTGATTGACAGAGTGTATCCCCTGGACGAAACAGCCGAGGCTTTCAGATACTTCGGTAGTGGGAAGCATAAGGGGAAAATTGTTATCTCTGTGGCAAACTAA
- a CDS encoding NAD(P)-dependent alcohol dehydrogenase — MKAITYAKYGSPDVCKIREVETPVPESNEVLVRVHEAPLTNADMAFRKGKPFIARFFSGLIRPQKLPGGELAGIIEAVGKDVTKFTPGDRVFGSTDINFGAHAEYKCLPEDGMLVKMPSTLSFGETAGICDGGFTALYFLRNKANIQSGQKILINGASGAVGTYAVQLARYFGAEVTGVCSTTNIELAESLGAHQVIDYTRENFTESDQTYDIVFDAVGKSSFSECKKVLTKDGLYLTTVPSAAIFLQMAWTSVGKGKQAIFAASGLNQDREDLLFLRELLASGELRAVVDRRYPMEQIVEAHRYVDEGHKKGNVVITVRKAE; from the coding sequence ATGAAGGCGATAACATACGCAAAATACGGTTCACCGGATGTGTGCAAGATCCGCGAGGTTGAAACACCGGTCCCCGAAAGCAATGAAGTGCTGGTGCGCGTCCATGAGGCGCCGCTTACCAATGCGGACATGGCCTTCCGGAAGGGCAAGCCGTTCATCGCACGGTTTTTCAGCGGATTGATTCGGCCTCAAAAGTTACCAGGAGGAGAACTGGCCGGGATCATCGAGGCAGTGGGAAAAGACGTAACAAAGTTTACCCCTGGTGACCGTGTTTTCGGGTCAACGGATATCAATTTTGGAGCGCATGCCGAGTACAAGTGTCTGCCGGAAGATGGAATGCTGGTGAAAATGCCGTCCACGTTGTCCTTCGGAGAGACCGCCGGCATTTGCGACGGCGGATTTACGGCGCTCTATTTTCTGAGAAATAAGGCGAATATTCAGAGCGGACAAAAAATCCTGATCAACGGCGCTTCCGGCGCCGTCGGCACCTACGCGGTGCAACTCGCCCGGTACTTTGGCGCGGAAGTGACAGGCGTCTGTAGCACGACGAACATTGAATTAGCCGAATCGCTGGGAGCCCACCAGGTGATCGACTATACCAGAGAAAATTTTACCGAGAGCGATCAGACCTACGATATCGTATTCGATGCGGTGGGCAAAAGTTCATTTTCGGAGTGCAAAAAGGTATTGACCAAAGATGGGTTATATCTCACTACCGTTCCCTCGGCTGCCATTTTTCTTCAGATGGCGTGGACATCGGTGGGTAAGGGAAAGCAGGCGATATTTGCCGCTTCGGGGCTGAATCAGGACAGGGAGGATTTACTCTTTCTCAGGGAGCTGCTGGCATCCGGAGAATTACGGGCGGTCGTTGATCGGCGCTATCCGATGGAACAGATCGTTGAGGCGCACCGCTACGTGGACGAAGGACATAAAAAAGGTAACGTTGTTATCACCGTGAGAAAGGCGGAATGA
- a CDS encoding helix-turn-helix transcriptional regulator has translation MGKTQVTNTIRTLRFLSGEMTQKELAEKVGVTRQTIVAIENEKYSPSLELAFRIARVFDKPLEEVFTYESKGDSNGENQ, from the coding sequence ATGGGAAAGACTCAGGTCACGAATACCATCCGCACACTGCGGTTCCTCAGCGGGGAGATGACCCAAAAGGAACTCGCAGAGAAGGTCGGCGTCACCCGGCAGACCATCGTTGCCATCGAGAACGAAAAGTATTCGCCGTCGCTGGAACTGGCATTCCGGATTGCCCGGGTTTTCGATAAGCCGCTGGAGGAGGTCTTCACCTATGAGTCGAAAGGTGATTCCAATGGAGAAAACCAGTAA